AACCGAAGGGCCGATCATTTCCAGATCCTCGACAGTATCCAGCAGGATATTGACGCGGCCCCAGTTCTCACCCTCTTCGCCGTCTACCAGATCGCTGGCGGTCAGGATCTCACCGGTACCTTCGCCAGATGCTGCAAAGGGCGAGGCTTTGGGCATGTGCTGCAACATGATGCCGCCGGCGCGCCAATGCTCACCCACGCCGGGCTCGGTCGATTTACCAAAGCTCAGCGAAAACCGCGTCGGCAGCTGCTCAGACTGGGCGAAATACGCCTCGGCACATGCGCTCAGCGATCCACCCGCCAGCGGCGTGATGCCCTGATACGGCTGCGTGCCTTCGCCCTGGTCGATCATGATGGCAAAATACCCCTCGCCCACCTGATCAAAAGGTGCCGCGTCGGTCAGCCGGTCGCGGTCAAAGCTGGCATATGCGCGGATTTGGGCGGCTTGGCCTTCTTCCTGCGGCGCGTAATAGTCGGTTGCGATCATGCGCACCGCCCCTTTGGACTGCACCTGCAACGACAGCTTCCAGCGCAACGCAACGGTCTGGCCGATCAACGCGGTCAGCAAGGCCATTTCAGCCACCAGTGCTTCGACTTGCGGCGGATAGTCGTGCTGCTTCAGGATGCCATCCAGCACGCCATCCAAACGGGCCACGCGGCCGCGCATGTCGGATGCATCAAGTTGAAAGGGCAGGACGGTATCGTCCCACGCGATTTTTGT
The genomic region above belongs to Ruegeria sp. HKCCD4315 and contains:
- a CDS encoding Hsp33 family molecular chaperone HslO; protein product: MSLGTKIAWDDTVLPFQLDASDMRGRVARLDGVLDGILKQHDYPPQVEALVAEMALLTALIGQTVALRWKLSLQVQSKGAVRMIATDYYAPQEEGQAAQIRAYASFDRDRLTDAAPFDQVGEGYFAIMIDQGEGTQPYQGITPLAGGSLSACAEAYFAQSEQLPTRFSLSFGKSTEPGVGEHWRAGGIMLQHMPKASPFAASGEGTGEILTASDLVDGEEGENWGRVNILLDTVEDLEMIGPSVAPTDLLVRLFHEEQPRVYDAQSVQFGCTCSEDRVRQSLSIYSAKDIEKMTTPEGLVTADCQFCGAHYVLDPATVGFEAEDSEGA